A single genomic interval of Aureliella helgolandensis harbors:
- a CDS encoding RNA polymerase sigma factor: MQIADNFAQQLEQCLEGIALDGPAALAGLFDLTSHRLHRFSVTITRNQHDAEDAVQAALLRVATAPQILRAAERPWSYLLRMVRNESLLILRKKKRLFTISNLLDLVTRRMVDEVELEETHRAVWTALRQLPLEQSEVVVLKIWETMTFAQIGEVLEVNASTAASRYRYAMQKLTLLLNDSCTGVTHE, encoded by the coding sequence ATGCAAATCGCTGACAATTTCGCGCAACAGCTGGAGCAATGTTTAGAGGGCATTGCCCTTGATGGGCCGGCGGCGCTGGCCGGACTGTTTGATCTAACGTCGCATCGGCTACACCGCTTTTCCGTCACGATCACCCGCAATCAACACGACGCGGAGGATGCGGTGCAAGCTGCGTTGCTACGCGTCGCCACGGCTCCACAGATCCTGCGAGCCGCGGAGCGCCCCTGGTCCTACTTGCTGCGCATGGTTCGCAACGAGTCTCTGTTGATCCTGCGTAAAAAGAAACGCCTGTTCACAATCTCTAATCTGCTCGATCTGGTGACCCGACGGATGGTGGACGAGGTGGAACTCGAAGAGACGCATCGTGCCGTCTGGACCGCGCTTCGGCAGCTTCCGCTGGAACAGAGTGAAGTGGTTGTCTTGAAAATTTGGGAGACCATGACCTTTGCTCAAATCGGAGAGGTGTTGGAAGTGAATGCATCGACCGCGGCCAGCCGGTATCGTTATGCGATGCAAAAGTTAACGTTACTGCTGAATGACAGTTGCACGGGAGTTACTCATGAATAG
- a CDS encoding sulfatase, whose amino-acid sequence MALNIRRILTLPLICLLGVVQGWQPICHAAQRPNVLLVLVDDLKPALGCYGDPCAQTPHLDALAARGMRFDRAYCNQAVCAPSRFTLMLGSHSTSTGLYGLGSQLRELVPDAVTLPQHFAQNGYRTESLGKVFHIGHGNEGDPSSFSIPHSSDKIIEYLTPESTDGGLLTREEALFTNQSLNRIPSLPRGAAFESPVAEDTDYADGRVAEETIRRLRSAKARLEQDGTPFFIATGFVRPHLPFSAPKKYWDLYDADALPMPLLEAFPHDSPKVAHKQGGEILAYKPVPPQGEISPELKRQLIHGYYASTSFVDAQIGKVTDELVALGLAENTIIVLWGDHGFHLGDLSIWTKHTNYEQANRIPILIVAPGVTQAGTATQQLAESVDIFPTLAELANLPPPAGPQPIDGISLVPVLKNAEIRLRDHAFHAYPKGKMGRAIRTDRYRMVEWKRPGAAPETAEIELYDYSDSPIETQNVANELPEVVRELRAKLAKYPEAVLRSGRKAPSK is encoded by the coding sequence ATGGCTTTAAACATCCGCCGAATATTGACGCTGCCGCTAATCTGTCTGCTGGGTGTCGTCCAGGGCTGGCAGCCAATCTGCCACGCGGCCCAACGGCCGAATGTCCTACTAGTTTTAGTGGACGATCTCAAGCCAGCGCTGGGTTGCTACGGCGACCCTTGTGCTCAGACACCTCACCTCGATGCGCTGGCAGCGCGAGGCATGCGGTTTGATAGGGCCTACTGCAATCAAGCGGTCTGCGCCCCCTCGCGTTTTACCTTGATGCTTGGCTCCCATTCGACGTCAACTGGTTTATATGGCCTGGGGAGCCAATTGCGTGAGTTAGTTCCCGATGCAGTCACCTTGCCACAGCACTTCGCTCAGAACGGATATCGAACTGAATCACTCGGCAAAGTCTTTCACATCGGACATGGCAATGAGGGCGATCCGAGCTCGTTCAGCATCCCCCACAGCTCAGATAAAATCATTGAGTACTTGACTCCAGAGAGTACGGATGGCGGTCTGCTAACTCGCGAAGAGGCCCTCTTCACCAATCAAAGCTTAAACCGAATTCCATCGCTACCGCGCGGGGCGGCTTTTGAATCGCCGGTTGCCGAAGATACCGACTACGCAGATGGCCGTGTTGCGGAAGAGACCATCCGTCGCTTGCGCTCGGCCAAAGCGCGGCTTGAACAAGATGGAACTCCCTTCTTCATTGCCACTGGTTTCGTGCGTCCCCACCTGCCGTTCAGTGCGCCCAAAAAGTATTGGGATCTCTATGATGCCGATGCGCTTCCCATGCCCTTACTCGAAGCATTCCCGCACGATTCTCCCAAGGTGGCGCACAAGCAAGGCGGAGAAATCCTAGCCTACAAACCAGTGCCTCCTCAGGGAGAAATTAGCCCCGAATTAAAACGCCAGTTGATTCACGGATACTATGCCAGCACAAGTTTCGTCGACGCCCAAATTGGCAAAGTTACCGATGAGCTCGTCGCACTGGGCCTGGCGGAGAATACAATCATCGTTCTCTGGGGAGATCACGGCTTCCACCTAGGCGATCTCAGCATTTGGACGAAACATACCAATTACGAACAAGCGAATCGCATCCCAATTCTTATCGTCGCGCCCGGTGTAACCCAAGCCGGAACCGCTACCCAGCAATTGGCTGAAAGTGTCGATATTTTCCCGACGTTGGCAGAACTAGCGAATCTACCTCCCCCCGCCGGCCCCCAACCGATCGACGGCATTTCCCTAGTTCCCGTCCTTAAAAATGCCGAAATCCGTCTGCGGGACCACGCTTTTCATGCCTATCCCAAAGGCAAAATGGGGCGTGCCATACGGACCGACCGCTACCGCATGGTGGAGTGGAAGCGGCCAGGTGCGGCGCCAGAGACTGCAGAAATTGAACTCTACGACTATTCGGACTCCCCGATCGAAACTCAAAACGTGGCCAATGAGTTGCCCGAAGTTGTGCGTGAACTGCGCGCCAAGCTGGCGAAATACCCTGAAGCGGTACTCCGATCCGGTCGAAAAGCCCCATCGAAGTAG
- a CDS encoding sugar kinase has product MSSIVTFGEIMARLASPGHLRLRQARNFEVTYAGAEASVAASICNFGGKARYVTALPKHALADATLDTLRAVGIDTEFILRTDQGRLGLYFLETGANQRPSNVIYDRADSAISLTPSDQYDWEGIFADAQWLHLSGITPALSKNAADATLTAARKAQEAGLKVSIDLNFRGKLWKWDTTQSSRELAQKVMRTILPSIDVVIANEEDCHDVLGIQAGKTDVHAGALDTSRYPEVARQVVAQFPNVRKVAITLRESHSASHNNWGAMLYDASDDKASFAPLDANGDYRSYEIKNIVDRVGGGDAFAGGLIYALTSQDLKDPQTALDYAVAASCLKHSISGDCNYSTRSEVEALMRGAASGRVVR; this is encoded by the coding sequence ATGAGTTCAATTGTTACTTTTGGTGAGATCATGGCTCGCTTGGCATCACCAGGCCATTTGCGACTGCGACAAGCCCGTAATTTCGAAGTGACCTATGCGGGCGCTGAGGCCAGTGTAGCAGCATCGATTTGTAATTTTGGAGGCAAGGCCCGGTATGTTACTGCTTTACCCAAGCATGCTTTAGCCGATGCAACCCTGGATACTCTGCGCGCCGTTGGTATCGATACTGAGTTTATCTTGCGAACGGATCAAGGGCGGCTGGGACTTTACTTCTTAGAAACGGGGGCAAATCAACGGCCGAGCAATGTGATTTATGATCGCGCGGATTCGGCCATTTCCTTGACCCCATCCGATCAATACGATTGGGAGGGCATTTTCGCCGATGCGCAGTGGCTGCATCTTAGCGGCATCACACCCGCCCTGTCGAAAAATGCGGCTGACGCTACCTTGACTGCCGCCCGGAAGGCCCAAGAGGCAGGATTGAAAGTATCGATCGATTTGAATTTCCGTGGGAAATTGTGGAAATGGGATACCACTCAGTCGAGCCGTGAGTTGGCCCAGAAGGTCATGCGAACCATTCTGCCCTCGATAGATGTTGTGATTGCCAATGAGGAGGATTGCCACGATGTCCTCGGAATCCAAGCTGGCAAAACTGACGTGCATGCTGGGGCACTTGATACGTCCCGTTATCCCGAGGTAGCGCGTCAGGTCGTGGCTCAGTTTCCGAACGTGAGAAAAGTCGCCATCACGCTACGTGAGAGTCACTCGGCCTCCCACAATAATTGGGGCGCGATGCTCTACGATGCCTCTGACGACAAAGCTAGTTTTGCTCCGCTGGACGCGAATGGCGACTATCGCAGTTACGAGATCAAGAACATTGTGGATCGGGTCGGCGGCGGAGATGCCTTTGCCGGTGGCCTGATCTACGCGCTCACTTCGCAGGATCTAAAAGATCCGCAAACCGCATTGGACTACGCGGTTGCCGCATCTTGTCTCAAGCATTCGATTTCTGGGGATTGCAACTACTCGACTCGGTCTGAAGTGGAAGCGTTGATGCGCGGCGCCGCTTCGGGGCGAGTTGTCCGATAG
- the eda gene encoding bifunctional 4-hydroxy-2-oxoglutarate aldolase/2-dehydro-3-deoxy-phosphogluconate aldolase yields MQLRSQFPLKLFEQIQSCGIIAVLVIDEVRHAVPLAKALLDGGINVMELTLRTPVALEALQAIRREVPEMVAGIGTILTPAQVDQVAQVGAAFGVAPGLNRRVMQQSQALDLPFAPGIATPSEVEAAVELGCRDLKFFPAEPTGGVAYLSSLNAPYAHLGLRYIPLGGLNFENFISYLSLPFVPAVGGSWIAPRKAIQDEQWEVITSNATESRRLIDAQNFGDAT; encoded by the coding sequence ATGCAATTGCGATCTCAGTTTCCCCTCAAGCTTTTTGAGCAAATCCAAAGTTGTGGCATTATTGCGGTGCTGGTGATCGACGAAGTCCGTCACGCAGTGCCGTTAGCGAAAGCCTTGCTCGATGGTGGCATTAATGTCATGGAGTTGACGCTGCGGACTCCCGTCGCCCTTGAGGCATTGCAGGCGATTCGGCGGGAGGTGCCAGAAATGGTCGCTGGAATTGGCACGATCCTCACACCCGCTCAGGTTGACCAGGTGGCCCAAGTCGGCGCGGCCTTTGGTGTCGCTCCTGGACTGAATCGCCGAGTTATGCAGCAATCACAGGCACTCGATTTGCCTTTTGCGCCAGGTATTGCAACTCCATCGGAAGTCGAAGCTGCAGTCGAGCTCGGTTGTCGCGATTTGAAATTTTTTCCAGCCGAGCCGACCGGTGGCGTGGCTTACCTTTCTAGCTTGAATGCTCCCTACGCGCACCTCGGACTGCGCTATATTCCCTTGGGCGGCCTTAATTTCGAGAATTTCATAAGTTACTTGTCGCTTCCCTTCGTCCCAGCGGTTGGTGGTTCCTGGATCGCGCCTCGCAAGGCAATTCAAGACGAGCAGTGGGAGGTGATCACTTCGAATGCGACCGAAAGTAGGCGGCTGATCGATGCACAGAATTTTGGAGATGCAACATGA
- a CDS encoding Gfo/Idh/MocA family protein, with translation MQSTIDRSQRKETPSRRDFLSTAAIATSLAIPYFVSAKAMGAGENVAPSEKITLGVIGMGPRCTYDMKSILQLKDVQCVAISDVQASRREAGKQLVDDFYGTTDCRLYTDFRELLARDDIDAVLIATGDRWHAAASILAAQAGKDVYSEKPCGITIGDCQNISQIFASTGRIFQAGTQRRSVPNFQTAVSLAQEGRLGKIESLYATVYIPTLGNEWLPAEPTPPKAICDWNMWLGPAPWRPYNQKYVSGGWRGQYDFDSGARLLDWGAHTLDLCQWANQADDTLPVTYEPSDENIVCTYENGVKLVIDFLPDPFGDRSPRWITRLGTCPVRFVGDEGSVETGDEGEIVASSAALNRELAQSPRVRGLDVSAHARNFFDCVKSRQQTICNPTVMRRSHIACHAAALAWILQRTLTIDPKSETFIDDDEANRLRFRQPRLWA, from the coding sequence ATGCAATCAACCATTGATCGAAGTCAGCGCAAAGAGACTCCATCCCGCCGAGACTTTCTTTCCACCGCCGCAATTGCGACAAGTCTTGCGATTCCCTACTTCGTTTCCGCAAAGGCTATGGGAGCTGGAGAAAATGTCGCTCCTTCTGAGAAAATTACTCTGGGTGTGATTGGAATGGGCCCCAGATGCACCTATGACATGAAATCTATTTTGCAGCTGAAGGACGTGCAGTGTGTGGCGATATCCGACGTGCAAGCCTCGCGTCGGGAGGCGGGGAAACAGCTCGTTGATGACTTTTACGGCACCACAGATTGTCGGCTCTACACCGATTTTCGAGAACTGCTAGCGCGAGATGATATCGATGCGGTGCTCATCGCCACTGGCGACCGCTGGCACGCGGCTGCTTCCATTTTGGCTGCCCAGGCGGGCAAGGACGTTTACAGCGAGAAACCGTGTGGGATAACCATCGGAGATTGTCAGAACATCTCGCAGATCTTCGCCAGTACGGGAAGAATCTTCCAGGCGGGAACACAACGTCGCAGTGTCCCCAATTTTCAGACAGCGGTCTCTCTGGCACAAGAGGGGCGACTCGGAAAGATCGAGTCGCTGTATGCCACAGTTTACATTCCCACTCTCGGAAACGAGTGGTTGCCGGCTGAACCCACGCCTCCGAAAGCAATTTGCGATTGGAACATGTGGTTGGGGCCAGCCCCGTGGCGCCCGTACAACCAAAAATACGTGAGCGGCGGATGGCGTGGACAATACGATTTTGACAGCGGCGCCCGCTTGCTCGATTGGGGCGCTCACACGCTCGACCTCTGCCAGTGGGCGAATCAAGCGGACGATACCTTGCCGGTGACCTATGAGCCGTCAGACGAAAATATCGTTTGCACTTATGAGAATGGAGTCAAATTGGTCATCGACTTCCTTCCCGATCCCTTCGGAGACCGCAGCCCTCGATGGATCACAAGATTGGGTACCTGCCCAGTTCGCTTTGTGGGAGACGAGGGCTCCGTCGAAACGGGGGATGAAGGAGAAATCGTGGCCAGCTCCGCTGCCCTAAACCGCGAGCTCGCCCAGTCCCCGCGCGTTCGGGGCCTGGATGTGTCGGCCCACGCTCGCAATTTCTTCGATTGCGTGAAAAGCCGACAGCAGACCATTTGCAATCCCACCGTGATGCGACGATCGCACATCGCTTGCCATGCAGCCGCATTGGCTTGGATTCTTCAACGGACACTGACCATCGATCCGAAATCGGAAACGTTCATTGACGACGACGAAGCTAACCGCCTCCGATTTCGCCAGCCACGCCTCTGGGCCTAA
- a CDS encoding NAD(P)/FAD-dependent oxidoreductase, translating to MQVTRRKRLAIIGAGSSGLVSLKTAIEVLPNWEIVCFEKSSGVTGCWGNPYPNFVSTSTKYTTQFACFPVVDASVHRDGGQSRSEFFCNDEYGQYLEAFAAHFSLYSRIRLGWQVRSVKRVPGRPGWALQLQPPAGHASESLITEEFDSVILCTGLVAQAKEVDSQVPSLPVAALRENSAVPIQNQCLVVLGGGESAVDLATRLSRPRLQNDVYLSVNSGIRVSPRYHPIRGVPSDFLRNRLMLSIHVDIRNWIGKWFVRARILFQERFERWFPARENPTAAAGKSEVVSRDDEWRARRKAWDYRLTRGAKAELFDMFHNKSDDFLDAVADGHLKILGAPINRSHDEFKSLESEGTVRVAPDWIVPAIGYASRLQELLGGDMRIEDFYLGCCHPLHRDLFAIGFARPIIGNIPTISEMQARYVCGLIAGEYQLPENLPALQVADLERNRRRYAKLNLSAIYPVEMIPYCDRLAREMGAYPTLKQVGSWWGWCRIQWAPSTTMHYYCDAPTVRQRVISEKIYMPAILILLLLLLKPIDAAYRCLRFMRAGGKRQEGPVG from the coding sequence ATGCAAGTCACCAGACGGAAACGCTTGGCCATTATTGGTGCGGGCAGCAGTGGTCTCGTCAGTCTAAAAACTGCGATCGAGGTGCTACCGAACTGGGAAATCGTGTGCTTTGAAAAATCCAGTGGAGTGACTGGCTGTTGGGGGAACCCCTACCCCAACTTTGTCTCCACATCAACGAAGTATACGACTCAGTTTGCTTGCTTTCCGGTCGTTGATGCGAGCGTCCACCGCGATGGTGGCCAAAGTCGTTCAGAGTTCTTTTGCAATGACGAGTACGGCCAGTACTTAGAAGCCTTCGCAGCGCACTTCTCGCTATATTCTCGAATCCGTCTGGGCTGGCAGGTACGCAGCGTAAAACGCGTGCCAGGCCGGCCTGGTTGGGCTCTGCAATTGCAGCCTCCAGCAGGTCACGCGAGTGAGTCTCTAATCACGGAGGAATTTGACTCGGTGATACTCTGTACTGGCTTAGTGGCACAAGCCAAGGAGGTCGACAGTCAGGTCCCTTCCCTGCCAGTTGCAGCACTCCGAGAAAATTCAGCGGTCCCCATTCAAAATCAATGCTTGGTGGTGCTGGGGGGCGGAGAGTCTGCTGTGGATCTGGCGACACGTCTATCCCGTCCGAGGCTCCAGAACGATGTTTACCTGTCGGTCAATTCGGGGATTCGCGTCAGTCCACGCTATCATCCAATTCGAGGCGTCCCTTCTGACTTTCTGCGCAACCGGCTCATGCTATCGATCCATGTTGACATTCGAAACTGGATTGGGAAGTGGTTTGTTCGAGCTCGCATTCTATTTCAGGAACGCTTTGAACGCTGGTTTCCCGCAAGGGAAAATCCAACTGCAGCGGCGGGAAAGTCGGAGGTGGTCTCGCGAGACGATGAGTGGCGCGCGCGACGCAAAGCTTGGGATTATCGCTTGACGCGCGGTGCGAAAGCAGAGTTGTTCGATATGTTCCATAATAAAAGTGATGATTTTCTGGATGCCGTCGCGGACGGACATCTGAAAATTCTGGGCGCTCCCATAAATCGTAGCCATGATGAGTTCAAGTCGCTGGAATCCGAGGGAACCGTCAGAGTGGCGCCGGATTGGATCGTTCCTGCGATTGGCTACGCCTCTCGCTTGCAAGAACTGCTGGGCGGGGACATGCGGATCGAGGATTTCTATCTCGGGTGTTGTCATCCTCTACATCGTGATCTGTTTGCGATCGGATTTGCGCGTCCGATCATTGGCAATATTCCAACGATCAGCGAGATGCAGGCGCGGTATGTCTGCGGATTGATCGCGGGAGAGTACCAGCTTCCGGAAAACCTGCCCGCGTTGCAAGTTGCTGACTTGGAACGCAATCGACGGCGGTATGCGAAGCTGAATCTGTCGGCAATTTATCCGGTGGAAATGATCCCTTATTGCGATCGACTTGCTCGAGAAATGGGAGCTTACCCGACACTCAAGCAAGTGGGGTCCTGGTGGGGCTGGTGCCGAATTCAGTGGGCTCCCTCAACCACGATGCATTACTACTGCGACGCGCCCACGGTTCGCCAGCGGGTTATTAGCGAGAAGATTTACATGCCGGCGATATTGATTTTGTTGCTACTGCTACTCAAGCCCATTGATGCAGCGTACCGTTGCTTGAGATTCATGCGAGCTGGAGGCAAACGCCAGGAGGGCCCAGTGGGCTAG
- a CDS encoding DUF6999 family protein, with protein sequence MQSFPYISDYVNRVFAEEKRRWDFVLLRPLLLVNYFFLRLLCFPFKFVFHRVPYGFEHFVIDWMMSFGMKYLATHDAAELMLRHVQIEPLLYRHVLTRLDAVDTAVPRKLNGIDGDFSVADLETVVRHNMTVGHDLLSYELVDRFDKGVFLDNLENIRRLRPQDHEQYSKAALEENRRCSFQLLGATNIVILVVTIITLFGDLRTTVTALNSFGSDSILLWCLKQIYAHDVEAQIDLDFFMQEVNNRGHYNSSAFFSNPNQYLYYHIVFDEVAYNMLRNRPPRADTTSGGGRER encoded by the coding sequence ATGCAGTCTTTCCCATACATAAGCGACTATGTGAACCGCGTGTTCGCAGAGGAGAAGCGGCGGTGGGATTTTGTCCTACTACGCCCGTTGTTGTTGGTGAACTACTTCTTTCTGCGTCTCCTGTGTTTTCCCTTCAAGTTCGTATTTCATCGTGTTCCCTATGGGTTTGAGCACTTCGTCATCGATTGGATGATGTCCTTTGGGATGAAGTATTTGGCGACGCATGACGCTGCAGAGTTGATGCTGCGGCATGTTCAAATTGAACCTCTGCTCTATCGGCACGTTCTGACCCGGCTAGATGCCGTCGATACCGCTGTTCCCCGAAAGCTGAATGGAATCGATGGGGATTTTTCAGTTGCTGATCTAGAGACCGTTGTCCGCCATAACATGACGGTGGGGCATGACTTGCTGTCCTATGAGCTGGTGGACCGTTTTGACAAGGGTGTGTTTCTCGATAATCTCGAAAACATCCGTCGACTTCGCCCTCAAGATCATGAGCAGTACAGCAAGGCGGCGCTGGAAGAAAACCGTCGCTGTTCCTTTCAGCTTTTGGGGGCCACCAATATTGTGATATTGGTGGTAACCATCATTACACTGTTTGGTGATTTGCGCACGACGGTAACTGCCCTGAATTCCTTCGGGTCCGATTCCATTCTCCTCTGGTGCTTAAAGCAGATATACGCGCACGACGTCGAAGCCCAGATTGATTTGGATTTCTTCATGCAAGAAGTCAACAATCGGGGGCATTACAATAGTAGCGCATTTTTCTCCAACCCTAATCAATACCTGTACTATCACATTGTGTTTGATGAGGTTGCCTATAATATGTTGAGGAATCGGCCTCCCCGAGCGGACACGACGTCAGGGGGCGGCCGCGAGCGATAA
- a CDS encoding sugar phosphate isomerase/epimerase family protein has product MYVAVSTDCYPDLLMPEVVEAFVDLEFTTVEIALREDGTPLSPSRIDDNFDKAVHLARRSHRLEVCSYDVHIDAQGEAFYDQFAAICRLGKATKVVTLTVPSGELGTPFNEEVERLQRLVDLATDEGVRVAMKSQIGRLSEDPDTVKVLCDNVKGLGLTFDPSHYHCGPHAAKSLDRIMPYVFHVHLRDSKADQLQVRVGQGEIEYGKFVLMLQRAGYSQALSIQMAPMKEFEQRGELRKLRLLLETLL; this is encoded by the coding sequence GTGTATGTTGCTGTTTCAACGGATTGTTATCCCGACTTGCTGATGCCCGAAGTGGTAGAGGCCTTTGTCGATCTTGAATTTACCACAGTCGAAATCGCGTTACGCGAGGATGGGACTCCGTTGAGCCCCAGTCGGATTGACGACAATTTCGACAAAGCCGTCCATTTAGCGCGACGCAGTCACCGCCTGGAGGTGTGCAGCTATGACGTGCACATCGACGCCCAAGGCGAAGCGTTCTACGATCAGTTTGCGGCGATCTGCCGACTGGGCAAGGCGACGAAAGTTGTAACGTTGACGGTTCCCTCGGGAGAGCTGGGGACGCCCTTCAACGAAGAGGTTGAACGCTTACAGCGTCTCGTCGACCTTGCAACCGACGAAGGGGTGCGGGTCGCTATGAAGAGTCAGATTGGTCGACTCAGTGAAGATCCAGATACCGTCAAGGTCTTATGTGACAATGTGAAGGGACTTGGTCTGACCTTTGATCCCAGCCACTATCACTGCGGTCCTCATGCGGCCAAAAGTTTGGATCGCATCATGCCATACGTGTTTCACGTCCACCTGCGAGATTCCAAAGCGGATCAATTGCAAGTGAGGGTCGGGCAAGGCGAGATTGAGTACGGGAAATTTGTGCTGATGCTGCAGCGTGCGGGTTACTCGCAGGCGCTCAGTATTCAGATGGCTCCCATGAAAGAGTTCGAACAGCGGGGGGAATTGCGTAAATTGCGACTCCTGCTCGAGACGTTGCTTTAG
- a CDS encoding DUF1552 domain-containing protein translates to MTTLANRRRFLKSAGISAAAANLMLNLPSLATASGKPARRKQRLVFIFSPNGVIPDHFWPDEPGKDFTLKRILAPLESVKSQVMTMHGMCNQIKGDGDGHMRGIGCLLTGIELFPGDIQGGSDTPAGWSMGISVDQYLKNQLQANAETQTRFGSIEMGVMVPDRADTWTRMSYAGANQPVAPIDNPYQMFNKLYGQTKNRELLASVLDDLSEDFRRVERLIGAEDRRMLQDHVAMVREIELELQTELHARKSEPGDSAQRDAGHKVPELPPNIEEVNDNIPLITRMQMDMLVNSFAADFARVASFQITNSVGQPRMRWLGIEEGHHGLSHEPDSNEDAYEKLIRINTWYCEQVAYLAKRLAATPEPGGEGSMLDNTTLVWTNELGKGNSHTRNNIPFVLVGGGLGFQMGRAMDFGAVSHNRLLMTFCQAMGHDVDSFGNPDFCGDGVLTGLA, encoded by the coding sequence ATGACGACACTCGCCAATCGACGCCGGTTTTTAAAGTCTGCAGGGATTAGTGCTGCGGCTGCAAATTTGATGCTCAATCTTCCGAGTTTGGCTACTGCGTCCGGCAAGCCAGCGCGTCGCAAGCAGCGTTTGGTGTTTATCTTCAGTCCCAACGGCGTGATTCCAGATCATTTCTGGCCCGACGAACCTGGCAAAGATTTTACGCTAAAACGGATTTTGGCTCCGCTGGAATCGGTGAAGTCGCAAGTGATGACGATGCACGGAATGTGCAATCAGATCAAGGGAGATGGCGATGGTCACATGCGCGGAATCGGTTGCTTGCTGACCGGGATCGAGTTGTTTCCTGGGGATATTCAGGGTGGGTCCGATACGCCAGCTGGTTGGTCGATGGGAATCTCGGTCGACCAGTATTTGAAGAATCAGTTGCAAGCCAATGCCGAGACGCAGACGCGATTCGGGTCGATCGAAATGGGGGTCATGGTTCCCGATCGAGCAGATACCTGGACGCGAATGTCCTATGCGGGAGCCAACCAGCCGGTGGCGCCGATCGACAATCCCTACCAAATGTTTAACAAGCTCTATGGTCAGACGAAGAACCGGGAATTGCTGGCCAGCGTCCTGGATGACTTGTCGGAAGATTTTCGTCGGGTGGAAAGATTGATTGGGGCCGAGGATCGCAGGATGCTCCAAGATCACGTGGCTATGGTGCGCGAGATTGAATTGGAACTGCAAACAGAATTGCATGCCCGCAAATCAGAACCTGGAGATTCAGCCCAGCGTGACGCAGGCCACAAGGTTCCCGAGCTGCCGCCCAACATTGAAGAGGTCAATGACAATATCCCTCTGATCACTCGCATGCAGATGGACATGCTGGTCAATAGTTTTGCGGCCGACTTTGCACGCGTTGCATCGTTCCAAATCACGAACAGCGTGGGACAACCCCGCATGCGTTGGTTGGGGATTGAAGAGGGGCATCACGGGCTATCCCACGAGCCCGATAGCAACGAAGACGCCTACGAAAAGTTGATTCGCATCAACACTTGGTACTGCGAACAAGTCGCGTACTTAGCCAAGCGTTTGGCGGCTACGCCGGAGCCTGGTGGTGAAGGATCGATGTTGGACAACACAACATTGGTTTGGACGAATGAACTAGGAAAGGGAAATTCCCACACGCGCAACAACATCCCGTTCGTACTGGTCGGAGGGGGACTCGGATTCCAGATGGGACGTGCGATGGACTTCGGGGCGGTATCTCACAACCGCCTGCTAATGACCTTCTGTCAGGCCATGGGGCACGACGTCGACTCCTTCGGGAACCCCGACTTCTGCGGCGACGGAGTTTTGACCGGCCTGGCCTAG